The Methanoregula boonei 6A8 genome has a window encoding:
- a CDS encoding UDP-glucose dehydrogenase family protein: MSLKISIVGGGYVGLVTGTCFAELGHEVTIIEIDPEKVRAINDGKPPIFENGLGDLLKKNAGKRLRARTDYDSVASADIVFISVGTPPKPDGSANLSYIESASTSIGKVLKNNRSYCVITVKSTVPPGTTEKIVWPAVIQASGKTENEIGFAMNPEFLREGRAVEDFLHPDRIVIGCSDPRAGNRVADVYQNIQAPIIHTGLTAAEMIKYASNSFLATKISFSNEIGNLCKVLGIDVYEVMKGVGLDARIGPLFLNAGAGFGGSCFPKDVSALVSLAKENGEDPVLLESVLTVNEHQPHRMISIVEKRVGVIKGKRIAILGLAFKDNTDDIRDSRAIPVIQELVEKGACVTAYDPLAIPNMQKIFPAIEYCSTAAGALTGADACLVMTEWPEFSKIDKEFGLMAHKIVIEGRRILTWKGGEGICW; encoded by the coding sequence ATGTCCCTGAAAATATCCATTGTCGGTGGAGGGTATGTTGGTCTCGTAACCGGGACATGCTTTGCAGAGCTTGGACACGAGGTTACAATTATCGAGATCGATCCGGAGAAAGTCCGGGCAATAAATGACGGGAAACCGCCGATCTTTGAAAACGGGCTTGGAGATCTGCTGAAAAAAAATGCCGGAAAAAGACTCCGGGCCCGCACAGATTACGACTCCGTTGCATCTGCAGATATCGTCTTTATTTCAGTGGGAACTCCGCCAAAACCGGATGGCAGCGCAAATCTTTCGTATATAGAATCCGCAAGTACCTCAATCGGGAAAGTGTTAAAGAATAACCGGTCTTATTGCGTTATAACCGTCAAGAGTACGGTTCCCCCGGGCACTACGGAAAAGATCGTATGGCCCGCAGTTATTCAGGCATCCGGTAAAACCGAAAATGAGATCGGTTTTGCCATGAATCCTGAATTTCTCCGTGAGGGACGCGCCGTGGAAGATTTCCTGCACCCGGATCGTATCGTCATAGGATGCAGCGATCCACGCGCCGGAAACCGGGTCGCAGACGTGTACCAAAACATTCAGGCACCGATTATACATACGGGACTCACCGCTGCGGAAATGATCAAGTATGCCTCGAATTCCTTTCTTGCCACAAAAATTTCATTTTCAAATGAGATCGGAAACCTCTGCAAAGTGCTGGGCATTGACGTCTACGAAGTGATGAAAGGGGTGGGTCTCGATGCCCGTATTGGGCCGCTCTTTCTCAATGCAGGCGCAGGATTCGGGGGAAGCTGTTTTCCCAAGGATGTTTCTGCGCTGGTCTCCCTTGCAAAAGAGAACGGTGAAGATCCGGTTCTGCTGGAATCCGTTCTTACGGTCAACGAGCACCAGCCACACCGGATGATCTCGATCGTGGAAAAAAGGGTAGGTGTCATTAAAGGCAAGCGTATCGCAATCCTCGGCCTTGCGTTCAAGGATAATACCGATGATATCCGTGATTCCCGGGCGATCCCGGTGATTCAGGAACTGGTTGAAAAAGGCGCCTGTGTCACCGCATATGATCCGTTGGCGATCCCGAATATGCAGAAGATCTTTCCTGCAATCGAGTACTGTTCTACGGCAGCCGGTGCTCTTACCGGTGCCGATGCATGCCTGGTGATGACCGAGTGGCCGGAATTTTCGAAGATTGACAAGGAGTTTGGCCTGATGGCTCATAAGATCGTCATTGAAGGCAGGCGGATTTTGACATGGAAAGGCGGAGAGGGAATATGCTGGTAA